The following coding sequences lie in one Homalodisca vitripennis isolate AUS2020 chromosome X, UT_GWSS_2.1, whole genome shotgun sequence genomic window:
- the LOC124368844 gene encoding uncharacterized protein LOC124368844, whose product MEESVPEFRGFVEKSTAGILHEFENDSKKQKARMSEFLSKQTQLLNTVHSELLRFGAIESLQLEDMMSIMKTCQTRLLTIKERMRKASTKVAKLKARSLKIQEIKQKEALNRELRREALLMLEQEMVVSQ is encoded by the exons ATGGAGGAATCGGTGCCAGAATTCAG AGGTTTTGTTGAGAAGAGCACTGCTGGCATTTTACATGAATTTGAAAATGATTCAAAAAAACAGAAAGCTCGTATGAGTGAGTTTTT ATCAAAACAAACTCAGCTGCTTAACACAGTACACAGTGAGCTACTAAGATTTGGTGCTATAGAAAGTTTGCAACTTGAAGACATG ATGTCCATTATGAAGACTTGCCAGACCCGTCTGCTAACAATCAAGGAGCGTATGCGAAAAGCCAGTACAAAAGTTGCTAAACTTAAG GCTAGAAGTCtaaaaattcaagaaataaaGCAGAAAGAAGCACTGAACCGAGAACTGCGAAGAGAGGCGCTGTTAATGCTGGAGCAAGAGATGGTTGTCAGTCAGTAA